From a region of the Streptomyces sp. NBC_00193 genome:
- a CDS encoding DUF389 domain-containing protein: MLHLRMIIPSDRTDAVVRIVEGTVGTTHLAVLPGAARIPEGDIVLCDVAREAGDQLLQELRELGIDKDGSIAVENIDLSLSDRADRAEEEAPGEAADAVLWEQLSEATHEESTLTITYSAFMIIATMIAACGVVLDNAILIVGAMAVGPEFGPLAGVCTAVVQRAPKLAARSLVALLVGFAAAMVATTVFTLVMDALGLFHHGMLDKPRPNTSFIWQPDLFSFVVALLAGVAGVLSLTSAKSGALVGVAISVTTVPAAANAAVALGYGEFGQMWGSMEQLLLNLFGIMLAGVLTLLGQKLLWRTQRGHWRRAAPKA; this comes from the coding sequence ATGCTGCATCTACGGATGATCATTCCGTCGGACCGGACGGACGCCGTGGTCCGGATCGTCGAGGGGACGGTCGGCACCACCCATCTGGCCGTGCTGCCCGGCGCCGCCCGCATCCCGGAGGGCGACATCGTGCTGTGCGACGTCGCCCGCGAGGCGGGTGACCAGCTCCTGCAAGAGCTCCGGGAGCTCGGCATCGACAAGGACGGGTCGATCGCGGTCGAGAACATCGACCTCTCCCTCTCGGACCGTGCCGACCGGGCCGAGGAGGAGGCTCCGGGCGAGGCGGCCGACGCCGTCCTGTGGGAACAGCTGAGCGAGGCGACCCACGAGGAGTCCACCCTCACCATCACCTACAGCGCCTTCATGATCATCGCAACGATGATCGCGGCCTGCGGCGTGGTCCTCGACAATGCCATCCTCATCGTGGGCGCGATGGCGGTCGGCCCGGAGTTCGGCCCGCTCGCCGGCGTCTGCACCGCCGTGGTGCAGCGCGCCCCCAAGCTGGCCGCCCGCTCGCTGGTCGCCCTGCTGGTGGGCTTCGCCGCCGCGATGGTCGCGACCACCGTCTTCACCCTGGTCATGGACGCGCTCGGGCTCTTCCACCACGGCATGCTCGACAAGCCCCGCCCCAACACCAGCTTCATCTGGCAGCCGGACCTGTTCTCCTTCGTCGTGGCGCTGCTCGCCGGCGTGGCCGGGGTGCTCTCCCTGACCTCGGCGAAGTCCGGCGCACTGGTCGGCGTCGCGATCTCGGTGACCACGGTCCCGGCGGCCGCCAACGCGGCCGTGGCGCTCGGCTACGGCGAGTTCGGCCAGATGTGGGGCTCGATGGAACAGCTGCTCCTGAACCTCTTCGGGATCATGCTGGCCGGGGTCCTGACCCTGCTCGGCCAGAAGCTCCTGTGGCGCACCCAGCGGGGCCACTGGCGGCGCGCGGCGCCCAAGGCCTGA
- the glmM gene encoding phosphoglucosamine mutase codes for MGRLFGTDGVRGVANADLTAELALGLSVAAAHVLAEAGTFAGHRATAVVGRDPRASGEFLEAAVVAGLASAGVDVLRVGVLPTPAVAYLTGALGADLGVMLSASHNAMPDNGIKFFARGGHKLADELEDRIETVYEDHRTGAPWDRPTGGGVGRVSDYTEGFDKYVAHLMGVLPNRLDGLKVVLDEAHGAAAYVSPEAFTRAGAEIVTIGAEPDGLNINDGCGSTHLGLLKQAVVEHGADLGIAHDGDADRCLAVDANGEEVDGDQILAVLALAMREAGHLREDTVVATVMSNLGFKLAMESEGISVVQTGVGDRYVLESMKEHGYALGGEQSGHVIILDHATTGDGTLTGLMLAARIAATGKSMAELTGVMTRLPQVLVNVPDVDKSRVTTSGELAAAVAEAERELGTTGRVLLRSSGTEPLVRVMVEAADIEQARSVAGRLADVVKSALG; via the coding sequence GTGGGACGACTCTTCGGGACGGACGGTGTACGAGGCGTCGCCAACGCGGATCTGACGGCCGAGCTCGCGCTCGGCCTCTCCGTGGCGGCCGCGCACGTACTGGCCGAGGCGGGCACCTTCGCTGGTCATCGGGCCACCGCGGTGGTCGGCCGGGACCCCCGGGCCTCGGGCGAGTTCCTGGAGGCCGCAGTCGTCGCCGGCCTCGCGAGCGCGGGCGTGGACGTCCTGCGCGTCGGTGTGCTGCCCACCCCGGCGGTGGCGTATCTCACCGGTGCGCTGGGCGCCGACCTCGGTGTCATGCTCTCGGCCAGCCACAACGCCATGCCCGACAACGGCATCAAGTTCTTCGCGCGCGGCGGCCACAAGCTCGCCGACGAGCTGGAGGACCGGATCGAGACGGTCTACGAGGACCACCGCACGGGCGCTCCGTGGGACCGTCCGACGGGCGGCGGCGTCGGCCGCGTCTCCGACTACACCGAGGGCTTCGACAAGTACGTCGCCCACCTCATGGGTGTGCTGCCCAACCGCCTCGACGGCCTCAAGGTCGTCCTGGACGAGGCGCACGGCGCGGCCGCCTACGTCTCGCCCGAGGCGTTCACCCGGGCCGGCGCGGAGATCGTCACCATCGGTGCCGAGCCCGACGGCCTGAACATCAACGACGGTTGCGGCTCCACCCACCTCGGTCTGCTGAAGCAGGCCGTCGTCGAGCACGGTGCCGACCTCGGCATCGCGCACGACGGGGACGCCGACCGCTGCCTCGCCGTGGACGCGAACGGCGAGGAGGTCGACGGGGACCAGATCCTCGCGGTGCTCGCGCTGGCGATGCGCGAGGCCGGGCACCTGCGCGAGGACACCGTCGTCGCCACCGTGATGTCGAACCTGGGCTTCAAGCTGGCCATGGAGTCCGAGGGCATCAGCGTCGTGCAGACCGGCGTCGGCGACCGGTACGTCCTGGAGTCGATGAAGGAGCACGGGTACGCGCTGGGCGGCGAGCAGTCCGGCCACGTGATCATCCTCGACCACGCCACCACCGGCGACGGCACCCTGACCGGCCTGATGCTGGCGGCCCGGATCGCGGCCACCGGCAAGTCCATGGCCGAGCTGACCGGGGTCATGACGCGGCTGCCGCAGGTGCTGGTCAACGTCCCCGACGTGGACAAGTCGCGGGTCACCACCTCCGGCGAGCTGGCCGCGGCCGTCGCCGAGGCGGAGCGGGAGCTCGGCACGACCGGGCGCGTGCTGCTGCGTTCCTCGGGCACCGAGCCCCTCGTGCGCGTGATGGTGGAGGCCGCCGACATCGAGCAGGCCCGCTCGGTCGCGGGGCGCCTCGCGGACGTGGTGAAGTCGGCGCTCGGCTAG
- the rpsI gene encoding 30S ribosomal protein S9 has product MAETTAETVVEEFEGNVEEYTTETADVVEGDYTSESLAGRFGDPQPAAGLGRRKNAIARVRIVPGTGKWKINGRTLEDYFPNKVHQQEVNEPFKLLELDNRYDVIARISGGGVSGQAGALRLGVARALNEADVDNNRPALKKAGFLSRDDRAVERKKAGLKKARKAPQYSKR; this is encoded by the coding sequence GTGGCCGAGACCACCGCCGAGACTGTCGTCGAAGAGTTCGAGGGCAACGTCGAGGAATACACCACCGAGACTGCGGACGTAGTCGAGGGTGACTACACGTCCGAGTCCCTTGCCGGCCGCTTCGGTGACCCCCAGCCGGCCGCCGGCCTGGGCCGTCGCAAGAACGCCATCGCCCGCGTCCGGATCGTTCCGGGCACCGGCAAGTGGAAGATCAACGGTCGCACCCTTGAGGACTACTTCCCCAACAAGGTGCACCAGCAGGAAGTCAACGAGCCGTTCAAGCTCCTTGAGCTGGACAACCGCTACGACGTCATCGCCCGCATCTCGGGTGGCGGCGTTTCCGGTCAGGCCGGCGCCCTGCGCCTCGGTGTGGCCCGTGCGCTGAACGAGGCGGACGTGGACAACAACCGCCCGGCGCTGAAGAAGGCCGGCTTCCTCTCCCGCGACGACCGTGCGGTCGAGCGCAAGAAGGCCGGTCTCAAGAAGGCCCGTAAGGCTCCGCAGTACAGCAAGCGTTAA
- the rplM gene encoding 50S ribosomal protein L13, whose amino-acid sequence MRTFSPKPGDISRQWHVIDAQDVVLGRLATQAATLLRGKHKPTYAPHMDMGDFVIIINADKVHLSGNKATQKMAYRHSGFPGGLRSVRYDDLLANNPEKAVEKAIKGMIPKNTLGRQMLSKLKVYSGDVHPHAAQQPVPFEITQVAQ is encoded by the coding sequence GTGCGTACGTTCAGCCCCAAGCCCGGCGACATCTCGCGCCAGTGGCACGTCATCGACGCCCAGGATGTTGTCCTCGGCCGTCTGGCGACCCAGGCCGCTACCCTCCTGCGGGGTAAGCACAAGCCGACTTACGCCCCCCACATGGACATGGGCGACTTCGTCATCATCATCAACGCCGACAAGGTTCACCTGTCCGGCAACAAGGCGACCCAGAAGATGGCGTACCGCCACTCCGGCTTCCCGGGTGGTCTGCGTTCGGTCCGCTACGACGACCTCCTGGCGAACAACCCGGAGAAGGCCGTCGAGAAGGCCATCAAGGGCATGATCCCCAAGAACACCCTGGGCCGTCAGATGCTCTCGAAGCTGAAGGTCTACTCGGGCGATGTGCACCCCCACGCTGCTCAGCAGCCGGTGCCGTTCGAGATCACCCAGGTCGCGCAGTAG
- a CDS encoding glycosyltransferase family 87 protein has product MKWDSPSSWDRGVAWLLRPAPRSWRFVGLVILLSVAVSASLRENWGSDNAFVVKAADALLAGVSPYEDKRFLYLPSAVIMAIPEALLPAPLLRCVLPLGMTGLVGLGWWASLRLFSVPVRSRFAVGGFALFALAYKPYINLVLIANWTAISAAALPVALLLAHRKHWAAAGLVVGLAIACKPMLVPIGLLFLLARQWRGLALAVGVPVGLSLAGALMMPHPMLFFTKTLPFLLQGQDSYALPWDASPIAALPRLGVPAPLAVALAFAGAGCGLWATWRRWRRPVETDGDAGELRLVETACMVMLAAFLVSRPSFDHYLIVVLPLLLASGVRAGSMPRSPWFWLALVPQTAGLPWPSEFEAKRRAFRDMVTLCALAGLLARRALRPIRVTLELVTTTGSPPRTEPECAATPVETGSRTAF; this is encoded by the coding sequence ATGAAGTGGGACAGCCCGTCCTCATGGGACCGGGGGGTGGCCTGGCTGCTGCGGCCGGCCCCCCGGTCCTGGCGGTTCGTGGGTCTGGTGATCCTGCTGTCGGTGGCGGTCTCCGCGAGCCTGCGGGAGAACTGGGGTTCGGACAACGCCTTCGTGGTCAAGGCGGCCGACGCCCTGCTCGCCGGGGTCTCCCCGTACGAGGACAAGCGGTTCCTCTACCTGCCCAGCGCCGTGATCATGGCGATTCCCGAGGCCCTGCTGCCGGCGCCGCTGCTGCGCTGCGTGCTGCCGCTGGGGATGACCGGGCTCGTCGGCCTCGGCTGGTGGGCCTCGCTGCGGCTGTTCTCGGTCCCGGTGCGCTCGCGGTTCGCGGTGGGCGGTTTCGCGCTGTTCGCGCTGGCCTACAAGCCGTACATCAACCTCGTGCTGATCGCGAACTGGACGGCCATCTCCGCCGCCGCCCTGCCGGTGGCGCTGCTGCTGGCGCACCGCAAGCACTGGGCCGCGGCCGGGCTGGTGGTGGGCCTGGCCATCGCGTGCAAGCCGATGCTGGTGCCGATCGGGCTGCTCTTCCTCCTGGCGCGGCAGTGGCGGGGGCTGGCCCTGGCGGTGGGGGTGCCGGTGGGGCTCTCGCTGGCGGGGGCGCTGATGATGCCGCACCCGATGCTGTTCTTCACCAAGACCCTGCCGTTCCTGCTGCAGGGCCAGGATTCCTACGCGCTGCCCTGGGACGCCTCGCCGATCGCGGCGCTGCCCCGGCTGGGGGTGCCCGCTCCGCTGGCGGTGGCGCTGGCCTTCGCGGGGGCCGGGTGCGGGCTGTGGGCGACCTGGCGGCGCTGGCGGCGGCCGGTCGAGACGGACGGCGACGCGGGTGAGCTGCGGTTGGTGGAGACGGCCTGCATGGTGATGCTCGCCGCGTTCCTGGTGTCGCGGCCCTCCTTCGACCACTACCTGATCGTGGTGCTCCCGCTGCTGCTGGCATCGGGGGTGCGGGCGGGCTCGATGCCGCGCTCGCCCTGGTTCTGGCTGGCGCTGGTGCCGCAGACCGCGGGCCTTCCGTGGCCCTCGGAGTTCGAGGCCAAGAGGCGGGCATTCCGGGACATGGTGACCCTGTGCGCGCTCGCCGGACTGCTGGCGCGTCGAGCACTGCGTCCGATCCGGGTTACTCTGGAACTCGTAACAACTACGGGGTCCCCACCCAGGACCGAACCGGAGTGCGCCGCAACCCCCGTCGAGACGGGATCGCGGACCGCGTTTTGA
- a CDS encoding ABC-F family ATP-binding cassette domain-containing protein: MGHLEASHLEYYLPDGRVLLPDVSFRVGEGSVVALVGANGAGKTTLLKMISGELQPHGGSVVVTGGLGVMSQFVGSVRDETTVRDLLVSVAQPRIREAAKAVDRAERLILTVDDEAAQMSYAQALSDWADVQGYEAETLWDVCTMAALAIPYDTAQFREVRTLSGGEQKRLVLEALLRGPDEVLLLDEPDNYLDVPGKRWLEEQLKATRKTVLFVSHDRELLTQAAEKIISLEAGPNGSDVWVHGEGFGTFHAARKERFARFEELKRRWDEEHARLKALVLRLRGQAASSPDMASRYHAMQTRFKKFEEAGPPPEPPREQDIKMRLKGGRTGVRALTVENLELTGLMKPFSLEVFYGERVAVLGSNGSGKSHFLRLMAGEDVKHTGTWKLGARVVPGHFAQTHAHPELFGRTLVDILWTEAAKPLGQAMGALRRYELERQGEQPFERLSGGQQARFQILLLELAGTTALLLDEPTDNLDLESAEALQDGLEAYDGTVLCVTHDRWFARTFDRYLVFGSDGVVRETTEPVWDERRVERKR, from the coding sequence GGGGGAGGGGTCGGTCGTCGCCCTGGTCGGGGCGAACGGGGCCGGCAAGACCACGCTGCTGAAGATGATCTCCGGCGAGCTCCAGCCGCACGGCGGCTCGGTCGTCGTGACCGGCGGGCTGGGTGTGATGTCGCAGTTCGTGGGCTCGGTCCGCGACGAGACGACCGTACGGGACCTGCTGGTCTCGGTGGCCCAGCCGCGGATCCGGGAGGCCGCCAAGGCGGTGGACCGGGCCGAGCGGCTGATCCTGACCGTGGACGACGAAGCCGCCCAGATGAGTTACGCGCAGGCGCTCAGCGACTGGGCCGACGTGCAGGGGTACGAGGCGGAGACGCTGTGGGACGTCTGCACGATGGCCGCGCTGGCGATCCCGTACGACACGGCGCAGTTCCGCGAGGTGCGCACGCTCTCGGGCGGTGAGCAGAAGCGGCTCGTGCTGGAGGCGCTGCTGCGCGGGCCGGACGAGGTGCTGCTCCTCGACGAGCCGGACAACTACCTGGACGTCCCGGGCAAGCGCTGGCTGGAGGAGCAGCTGAAGGCCACGCGCAAGACGGTGCTCTTCGTCAGCCACGACCGGGAGCTGCTGACCCAGGCCGCCGAGAAGATCATCAGCCTGGAGGCGGGCCCGAACGGCTCCGACGTCTGGGTGCACGGCGAGGGCTTCGGCACGTTCCACGCCGCCCGCAAGGAGCGCTTCGCACGCTTCGAGGAGCTCAAGCGGCGCTGGGACGAGGAGCACGCCCGGCTGAAGGCCCTGGTGCTGCGCCTGCGCGGCCAGGCCGCGAGCAGCCCGGACATGGCCTCCCGGTACCACGCGATGCAGACCCGCTTCAAGAAGTTCGAGGAGGCCGGCCCGCCGCCGGAGCCGCCGCGCGAGCAGGACATCAAGATGCGGCTCAAGGGCGGCCGTACGGGCGTGCGCGCCCTCACGGTGGAGAACCTGGAGCTCACCGGGCTGATGAAGCCCTTCTCCCTGGAGGTCTTCTACGGGGAGCGGGTCGCGGTCCTGGGCTCGAACGGCTCCGGGAAGTCCCACTTCCTGCGCCTGATGGCGGGCGAGGACGTCAAGCACACGGGTACGTGGAAGCTCGGCGCCCGCGTGGTCCCCGGCCACTTCGCGCAGACCCACGCGCACCCCGAGCTGTTCGGCCGCACGCTCGTCGACATCCTGTGGACGGAGGCGGCGAAGCCCCTGGGCCAGGCGATGGGCGCCCTGCGCCGCTACGAGCTGGAGCGCCAGGGCGAGCAGCCCTTCGAGCGGCTCTCGGGAGGCCAGCAGGCGCGCTTCCAGATCCTGCTGCTGGAGCTGGCCGGTACGACGGCGCTGCTCCTGGACGAGCCGACGGACAACCTGGACCTGGAGTCGGCGGAGGCGCTGCAGGACGGGCTGGAGGCGTACGACGGCACTGTGTTGTGCGTCACGCACGACCGGTGGTTCGCCCGGACATTTGACCGTTACCTGGTCTTCGGTTCAGACGGTGTTGTACGGGAGACTACGGAGCCCGTCTGGGACGAACGTAGGGTCGAGCGGAAGCGCTAG